Within the Hypericibacter adhaerens genome, the region GGCCGGCTGGTGAGCCGGCTGCAGCGGGCCGATCTCGAGATCGCCCGGCGTAAGCCGCCCGACAGCCTGCAGGCCTATGAGTACTGGCTGGCGGCGACCATGGCGCATGAGCTCGGCACGCCCGACGGCCATGCCGAGGCGAAGGCGCTCTATGAAAAGGCGCTGGCCGCCGATCCGCGCTATGCGCGGGCCCATGCGGGGCTCGCCGAGCTCTGCTACATGGAGCTTCTCGTCGGCGCCTGGGGGCAGCCGCGCGAGCCGCTGCTGGAGGAGGCCCTCCAGCATGCGCGCAAATCCGTCGAGCTCGACGAGAGCGACGCACAGCCTCATGTCATCCTGGGCTGGGTCCATATGATGCGCCGCGAGTTCGACCGGGCCGTCAAGCATTGGACCATCGCCGACGAGCTCAATCCCAACGATGCCGAGGTGGCCATGTCGCGCGCGACCGCGCATGGTTTTCTGGGCGAGCCGGAGAAGGGGCTCGAGATCGCGGAACTGGCGATGCGGCTCAATCCCTATTGCCCGGACTGGTATCTCTCGGACAAGGCGGTGATCCATTTCATCGCCCGGCAATATGAGCCGGCGCTCGCGATCTACGGCTCGATCGGCGAGCTCTATCCGCATTCGGCGCTCTGGCATGCGGCCGCCGCGGCGATGAGCGGTCGCCTTGAGGAGGCCCGGGGGCAGGCCGATGCCTTCCTCGCTCAGGCGCGGCAATGCTGGGCGGGCGATCCGAAGGCGACGCCGGCCGATCAGGTGAACTGGCTTGTCGACAGCCTGCCCTTCAAGCGCGAGGAGGATCTCGCCCACTTCCGCGACGGGCTGCGGCGGGCGGGCCTGCCGATCTGAGCGGAGGCCCGATCCCGGCGGATGCCTGGCCTCGTCAGCGCTTGCGCTTCCTGGCCGCCGCCTTCTTCTTCGCGGCCTTGCGGGCCGGGCTTTTCTTTACCGCCCGCTTTGCGCCTTTCTTCGCGGCCGCTTTCTTGCCGACCGGCTTGCCGGCAGGCTTCGGCGCGCGCGCGACCCGCGACGGCGGCGCCTTGCCGCCGGACTTGGACGGCCGGTTGGGATCGAGGGGCGGCTTGCCTTCCTCGAGCAGCAGGCGGAGGCTTTCCAGCCAATGCGCCTCGCCGGGCGAGCCCGGCAGGAACGCGCCGCAGCCGAGCTCGAGCTGGACGGTCCAGCGCGGCTCCCGATCGGCGGCGACGCCCAGCGACATGGCTTCGCGGTTCTTGTGGAACTCGGCGATGGTGTCGGCGGCCTTCTGCTTCATCGCCGCTTCGCCGTTCTGCGCACGGCGTGCATAGCTCAGCGCCAGCAGCAGGCGGATGTCGTTGTTCGCATCCTTGGCCGCCAGCAGCGGCTCGAGCGTGGTGCAGGCCTCGACGTAGCGGTCCTGCTGATGCAGCGCGAAGGCGTAGGCCCAGTAGTACCAGGGCTCGAGCGCCGGCTTCTTCGCCGGATCCTTCTCGTTGCTGTAGAGCGCGATGGCGCGCGCGATCTCGGTCGCCGCAGCACCCGCCCGGTCCTGGTAGATCCAGCTCTCGGCGCGGTCGATCAGCACGTCGAGATAATGCTGGCGCGCGACGGCATCGCCGCCCTTGGGCAGGCCGTCATCCTCGAGCAGGCCGATCGCGCGCTGATAGGCGGCATCGGCCTGGCCCATCTCGCCCCAGCCCTTCCAGCGGGCCCGGAACTTCAAGGCATAGGCCAGCATCCAGGAGACGAACCAGTCCTTGCCGTCATTCTTCCGGCCGAGCTTGGCGAAATGCTTCGCGTTGCCGACCGGCGACAGGCCGTCCTCGAAGCCGTCGAACCAGCCGTTGCGCCAGTCCTCGGTATAGACCCGCGCCGCCACGGCATAGTCCTGGGGCGTGGGGTTCTTCTCCAGCACCTTGCGGATTTCCTGGCGCGCGATTCGATTCTGGCCGCGCGAATATCGCTCCATCGCCTTGAAAGCGGCGACGGTGCCGCGGCTGAACTTCAGAACGGACATGAAGACCCCCGAGAAAACCGGCGCGCGCCTTTGCGGCGCGCCCGACGCGAAAGACCGGCATCATAGCTCAAGGATAGCGGGCGAAGGAGAGTCTATCGCCGCCGGCCACGATGCTGTCACGCCGGCGGGGTTGCGGTTTTGTAAGGGGGCTCAGCGATCGAGCCAGCGCTGCGCGACGCCGGCCATGGCCTCGACCATCACCTGGCCCGCCAGGAATGCGGTCATGCCGGCGGGATCGTGGGGCGGGCTCACCGTGTTGACATCGATCGCGACGATCTCGAGGCCGGCGAGGCCGCGCAGGATGGTCAGCCCTTCTGCCGCGCTGAACCCGCCCCAGACCGGATTGGCGACACCCGGCGCCGCGGAGGGATCGAACACATCCATGTCCCAGCAGAGATAGACCGGCTTGCCCGCCAGCCTTTCCCGCAGATGGGTCAGGAGCGCGTCGAGCCCGCGCCGGCGCAGCTCCTCCATCGTGATCACCTCATAGCCCATGTCGCGCGCCACGCCGACGATGGGCTCGACATCGATGGCGCCGCGCGTGCCGACATGGATCGAATGCGCGACATCGACGAGCTGGTCCTGCGCCGCATGGGTGAAGGTGTTGCCGTTGTCGTAATGGCCGCCGTGACGAACCGGGTAGGCGTCGGTATGGGCGTCGAAATGCAGCACCGCCAGCCGCGGCCAGCGCCGCGCCACGGCGCGAATCTGCGGCAACGTCACCGCGCCGTCGCCGCCCATCGTCACCGGCAGGGCGCCGGCGGCGACGATTCCCGACACGGCATCCTGGATGGCGGTGAAGGAGGGCTCGATCGCCCCCGGCGTCACCGCCGCGTCGCCGCAATCGACCAGCCGCAGGGTGCGCACCAGGTTGAAGCTCGCATCGGCCATCGCGTCGGCGACCAGCGGCGAATGGGTGCGGATCGATTGCGGCCCCAGCCGGCAGCCGATCCGCGTCGGATGCTGTCCGCAATCGAAGGGCACGCCCAGGATCGCGGCACGGGCGCCGTCCGGCTGCGCCGCGAACGGCGCATCGAGAAAGGTGCCGACGGCGCTCCGGGTGGCTTGGTCGAGGCTCATGGCGATCGCTCTCCCGCGCAGGATTCAAAGACCGGCGGCGTCCTCGCCTTGCCATTCGGCGCGCACGCCCGCATCGGACTCTAGCGGGAGACGCCGGTCGCGCAACGCGTCAAAATCGGGCGCGTCGAGCAGCCGGCCCAGCGCCCAGACCGCCATGGCGCGCACCAGCGGCGAGGGATCCTCGAGCCGGCGCAGGACGACGGCCGCGAGCGAGGCCTCGCCGCTGTTGCCGATGGCGATCAGCACATTGCGCAGGAACCGGTCGCGGCCCGTGCGCTTGACCGCCGTGCCGGCGAAGAGCGAGCGGAAGCCCGGATCGCCGAGCTCGGCCAGGTCGGCCAGGCGCGGGGCCGCGATCTCGGCGCGCGGCCAGAAGGCCTCGTGGCGGCTGGCGCTGGCGAACTTGTTCCAGGGGCAGACGGCAAGGCAATCGTCGCAGCCATAGATGCGGTTGCCCATGGGTGCCCGAAGCTCGCGCGGGATATGCCCCTTATGCTCGATCGTCAGATAGGAGATGCAGCGGCGCGCATCGAGGCGATAGGGCGCGGGGAAGGCCGCGGTCGGGCAGGAATCGAGGCAGCGCCGGCATTGGCCGCAATGGTCGGCCTCGGCCGGGTCCGGCTCGAGCGCCAGGTCGGTGAAGATCTCGCCGAGGAAGAGCCACGACCCGTGCTCGCGCGAGACCAGGTTGGTGTGCTTGCCCTGCCAGCCGATCCCGGCCGTTTCGGCCAGAGGCTTTTCCATCACCGGCGCGGTGTCGACGAAGACCTTGACCGAGGGCCCGAGCCGCTCGGCCATGATCCGCGCCAGCGCCTTGAGCCGGTTCTTGACCAGGTCGTGGTAATCGCGCCCGCGCGCATAGACCGAGATGGCGCCGCGCTCGCGATGCGCGAGCAGAGGCAGCGGGTCCTCGGCCGGCCCGTAATTCATCGCCAGCACGATCACGCTGCGGGCCTCGGGCCAGAGCCTGCGCGGATCGGCCCGGGCCTCGCGCCGATCGGCGAGCCAGCCCATGTCGCCCTGCATGCCCTGCGCCAGGAAATCGCGCAAGCCTTCCCGCGCCCGCTCGCTCTGGCTCGCGGGGGCAAACCCCACCGCATCGAATCCGAGCGCCAAGGCCTCATCGCGGATGAGCGCCTTGGGATCGTCGGTCGAGGGGCGGGCCGGTGCGAGCAATGGGTTCTTTCCCTCGTCTTTTTCTCTTGAAGTCAGGGCATCCGGCTCTTGCTCTCACCGTCATCCCCGCGAAAGCGGGGATCCATCTTGATCCAAGTCGCCGAGCGTTGACCTGGATCCCCGCTTTCGCGGGGATGACAGTATAGAGTGTAGCCTCACCCGCGCCCGCGATAAGGGGCCACGCCCGGGTCGGGCAGCCAGAGATCCCTCGGCGGCGCGCCGGTCTGCCAGAACACGTCGATCGGGATGCCGCCGCGCGGATACCAGTAGCCGGCGATCCGCAGCCAATGCGGCTTCAGCTCGTCGACCAGCCGCTTGCCGATGGCGATGGTGCAATCCTCATGGAAGGCACCGTGGTTGCGGAAGGATCCAAGATAGAGCTTCAGCGACTTGCTCTCGACCAGCCAGGCCTTGGGCACATAGTCGATCACCAGATGGGCGAAATCGGGCTGGCCCGTGACCGGGCAGATCGAGGTGAATTCCGGGCAGGCGAAGCGCACCAGGTAGCGCTCGCGCGGCTGCGAGTTGGGGATGCGCTCGAGCACCGCCGCCGCGGGCGAGGCCGGGAGCCTGGTGGCATGACCGAGCTGGGTCAGCGCGGGGCGGGCTTTGCGTGCCATGGGGTTTCTTTCAGGCCGGCGCGGCGAGCGGATCGGGCAGGGGATCGAGATCGCCCTTGGCCTCGTTGGCGGCCACCTCGGCGGCGAACGCATCGAGCCTACCTGCCTCGATGGCGCCGCGCAAACCGGCCATCAGCGCCTGGTAGTGATGGAGGTTGTGCGCCGTGAGCAGCATCGGCCCCAGCATCTCCTCGGCCTTGAAGAGGTGATGGAGATAGCCCCGCGCATAATCGCGGCAGACGGGACAGGCGCAGTCGCCGTCGAGGGGCCGCGGGTCCTGGGCATGGCGCGCGTTGCGGATGTTCAGGGTGCCGCGCCGGGTGAAGGCCTGGCCGGTGCGGCCCGAGCGCGTCGGCATCACGCAATCGAACATGTCGATGCCGCGCTGGACCGCGCCCACGATGTCGAGCGGCCGGCCCACGCCCATGAGATAGCGCGGCCGGTCCGCAGGCAGGAACGGGATCGTCGCCTCGATCATGCGGAACATCATCTCCTGGCCTTCGCCCACCGCGAGCCCGCCGATCGCATAGCCGTCGAAGCCGATGCCCGTGAGCCATTCCGAAGATTCCCGGCGCAGCGCCGGATAGACGCTCCCCTGCACGATTCCGAACAGGCCATAGCCCGGCCGGTCCTTGAAGGCCGTCCTGCAGCGTTCGGCCCAGCGCATCGAGCGGCGCATCGAATCCGCCGCGACCGTCTCCTCGGCCGGGAAGGGCGTGCATTCGTCGAAGGCCATGGTGATGTCGGCATCGAGCCGATGCTGGATCTCGATCGAGCGCTCCGGCGTCAGATGATGCTGGCTGCCGTCGACATGGGAGCGGAAGGTGACGCCTTCCTCCTTGATCTTCCGGAGCTCGGCCAGCGACATCACCTGGAAGCCGCCGGAATCGGTCAGGATCGGGCCCGGCCAGTTCATGAATTTGTGCAGGCCCCCGAAGCTCGCGACGCGCTCGGCACCCGGGCGCAGCATCAGGTGATAGGTGTTGCCGAGGATGATCTCGGCCCCTGTGGCCTTGACCTGCTCGGGCCACATGCCCTTGACGGTCGCGGCCGTGCCGACCGGCATGAAGGCCGGCGTGTTGACGACGCCGTGCGCGGTGTGGAGGCGGCCGCGCCTTGCGGCACCGTTCTGGGCCAGGGATTCGTAGCGAAGGGTCATGCGGGGATTCTAGCCGCGATCGGGTTCGAGGAAACAGGCATCGCCATAGGAGTAGAAGCGATAGCCGCGTTCGATGGCGTGGGCATAGGCGCGCTTCATGCGCTCGAGCCCGGCGAAGGCCGCGACCAGCATGAAGAGGGTGGAGCGGGGCAGATGGAAATTGGTGATCAGCCGGTCCACCAGCTTGAAGCGGTAGCCGGGCGTGATGAAGAGGGCGGTGTCGCCGCTGAAGGGGGCCAGGGTTCCGTCCGCGGCGGCCGCGGTCTCGAGCAGACGCAGGCTGGTGGTACCGACCGCGGCGATGCGTCCGCCCTTCGCCTTGGCGCGATCGACCGCCGCCACCGCGTCGGCGCCGACCTCGCCCCATTCCGCATGCATGCGGTGTTCTTCGATGTTGTCGACCTTCACCGGCAGGAAGGTGCCGGCGCCGACATGGAGCGTGACGCGGGCGATCGCGATGCCGGTCGCGGCCAGCGCCGCCAGCAGGGCAGGGGTGAAATGCAGCGCCGCCGTCGGTGCCGCGACGGCGCCTTCGGCCCGGGCGAAGATGGTCTGGTAATCCTCGCGGTCGGAGGCGAGCTCGCCCTCGGGCCGGCGGATATAGGGCGGCAGGGGCATATGGCCGTGGCGGTGCAGAGCGGCGATGAGATCGGCGCCGGCGGCGGAGAATTTCAGCGTCACCTCGCCGGCCTCGCCCTTGGCCAGCACCTCGGCCCGGAAATCCCCGGCGATCTCGATCACGTCGCCGGGCTTGAGCCGCTTGGCGGGCCGCGCGAAGGCGCGCCAGCGATCGAGGCCCTCGGCCTTGTGCAGCGTCGCCTCGATATGGGCGGCCCCGCGCCGGCCCTCGATGCGGGCGGGGATGACGCGGGTGTCGTTCACCACCAGGAGATCGTCCGGCGCCAGCAGCGCCGGCAGCTCCCGGAAGATGCGGTCCTCGAGCCCGTTCTGCCGCACGACCAGCAGGCGCGCGGCATCGCGCGGGCTCGTCGGCCGGTCGGCGATCCGCTCGGGCGGCAGCTCGAAATCGAAGTCGGCGGTGCGCATGGCGGGGCGAAGCTATAGGCCCTTCGGACGGCCGGGGAAAGCATCCTTGAACCGGTCGGGGCCTCGCGGAGCGCGGGTCCCATTGACGTGAGGCGGGGCAATCTGCGAGAGGAAGCGCCGGCAAGGGAGGCCGGCTTGCGGCCTCCGCCCGACAGGCACCGGAAATCATGCAACCCAGCGGCTACTCGCCCCGGCTTCTGACCATCGCGGGGCTGTTCGTCACCTGCCTCATCATCTCCAACATCACCGCGGTCAAGCTGATCGCGGTCCATGGCTTCGTGCTTACCGCCGCCAATGTGCTGTTCCCGGTCAGCTATATCATCGGCGACGTGCTGACCGAGGTCTGGGGCTATGCCAAGGCGCGGCGCGTCATCTGGCTGGGCTTCGGCTGCAATCTCGTGGCGGTGCTGGCGATCTATGTCGCGGGCATCCTGCCCGGCGCCGATTTCTGGCAGGACCAGGAGGCCTGGGACAAGATCCTGGGCGCCACGCCGCGCATCCTGATGGCCTCCTTCTGCGCCTATCTGGCGGGCGAATTCCTCAATTCCTTCGTGCTGGCGAAGATGAAGATCGCCACCAACGGCCGGTATCTCTGGACCCGCACCATCGGCTCGACGGTGGTGGGCCAGATCGCCGACACCAGCATCTTCATGACGCTCGCCTTCGGCGGCCTGCTGCCGCTGGACGTGATGCTCAATGCCGCCGGCACCGAATGGGCCTCGAAGGTCGGCTACGAGATCCTGGCGACACCCTTCACCTATCTCGTGGTCGGCTGGCTCAAGCGCGTCGAGGGCATCGACTATTACGACCGCAACACGCGCTTCAACCCGGTGCTGCTGACGGACTGACGTCTCTCTATCTTTCCTCTCCCCCCACATTCGTGGGGGAGAGGAAAGACAAAGTGACGGCGCCGCTTCCGCTTGATCGTTCGTGGCGCGCGACCTACCTCTCCTTCCACACCACCTCGGAGAGATATCGTCATGGAACGCCGCACGCTCGGCCATACCGGTCACAGGGTTTCCGCCATCGGCCTCGGCTGCATGGGGATGTCGGAGTTCTATGGCACGGGCGACGACGAGAAGTCGCTCCGGACCATGGAGGTGGCGCTCGAGCAAGGGATCGATTTCTTCGATACCGCCGACACTTACGGCTTCGGCCGCAACGAGCGGCTGGTCGGCGCCTTCCTGCGCAACCACCGCCCGCGCATCACGATCGCCACCAAGTTCGGCATCGTGCGCCAGGAAGGCCGCTATGAGCGGCGCATCGACAATTCGCCGGCCTATATCGCCCAGGCCTGCGAGGCCTCGCTGGAGCGGCTGGGGATCAGCCATATCGATCTCTATTACGCCCACCGTCTCGAGCCCGGCCGGCCGATCGAGGAGACCGTCGGCGCCATGGCGAAGCTGGTCCAGGCCGGCAAGGTGCGGTGGCTGGGGCTGTCGGAGGTGTCGCCCGCCACCTTGCGGCGTGCCCACAAGGTCCATCCCATCGCGGCTCTCCAGAGCGAATATTCGCTCTGGAGCCGGGACCCGGAGCCGGAGCTGCTGGAGACCTGCCGCGAGCTGGGGATCAGCTTCGTCGCCTACAGCCCGCTCGGGCGCGCCTTCCTCACCGGCACCGTGACCACGGCCGACGATCTGCCGGCCAACGATTTCCGCCGCAGCAATCCGCGCTTCCAGGCCGAGGCGCTCGAGCGCAACCGCAAGCTCGCGGCGGCGCTGGCCGAGTTCGCCGCCGCGCGACAGGCCACCCCGGCGCAGATCGCGCTCGCCTGGCTGCTGGCCAAGCATCACCACGTCATCCCGATCCCCGGCACCAAGCAGCCCGCCTATGCGCAGCAGAACGCGGCCGCGGCGGGGCTTCATCTGTCGGAAACGGAGGTCGCGACCCTCGACCGGATGTTCCCGCCCGAGGCCGTCGCCGGCGAGCGCTACACCCCGGAGGGGATGAAAGGGCTCGGGCTCTGACCGGGGTTCCGGCGGTTCCCAATTCAACTGGAATTCCTGCGTAATTCGGTAAGGCGGGCCATCACAGGCCGTCGCCGGCCGCCTGCTGGCGCTTGCCGGTCGGCCAGGGTGGGGGGGGCTGCTATCCAGTTGCGATATAATTGAAAAATAAAGCCATCCTCTTTATTAACAGTAATAATATGTGTTGAAATTTAATAACACGACTGGTGAAAGGAATTCGTTTGACTCTTTCCCGCCCCAGAATGTGAAATATGCTCGCCAGCCGGATAATCCGGCGGGTCCCTCATGGGGACAGGTAGCGGTCCCTGAATTCGGCCTCGGAAGGGGCACGGGTCTCGTGAACGTATTTCCGGTTTTCTTCGACCTCGCCGGTCGGTCCGTCCTGCTGGTGGGCGGCGGCGAGACGGCGTTGCAGAAGCTGCGGCTTCTGCGCAAGGCGGGCGCCCGGCTTCGGCTGGTGGCGCCCGAGCTCGCGCCCGACTTGGCGTCCGCTCTCGAAGAGGGCGGCGTCGAATGGCGGGCGGAACCGCTGACGCCGGCACATTTCGCCGAGGCGACGCTCGCCGTGATCGCGACCGGCGACGAAGGCCGGGACCGCGCCGGCGCCGCCATGGCCAAGGAAGCGCGCGTGCCGGTCAATGTCGTCGACCGTGCCGATCTCTCCGATTTCATCGTGCCCGCCATCGTCGATCGCGATCCCGTGGTGATCGGGATCTCGACGGCAGGGGCGGCCCCGCTGCTCGCGCGCCGGCTGCGCGCGACGATCGAAGCGCTCCTGCCGGCCAGGCTGGGCGCGCTGGCGCGCTTTGCCGAGCGCTTCCGTGGCGCCGTCGCCGCCAAGATCGACCATCGCCAATTACGGCTGCGCTTCTGGGAACAGGTGTTCGACGGTCCCGTGGCGAGCGCCGTGCTCGAGGGCCGCGAGAGCCAGGCGGCCGAGCGCATGCTGACGCTGGTCAACAGCGCCGCCGCCAACGACCCGGCCGAGGGCCGCGTCGCGCTGGTCGGCGCCGGCCCCGGCGACCCCGAGCTCCTGACGCTCAAGGCCCATCGCCTGCTGCAGGAGGCCGACGTCATCGTCTATGACCGGCTGGTGGCACCGGCCGTGCTCGAGCTCGCGCGGCGCGACGCGCGTCGTGTGGCGGTCGGCAAGGCGCGCGGGGCCCACAGCCTGCCGCAAGCCGAGATCAACCGCTTGCTGGCGAGCGAGGCGCGTGCGGGCAACCGCGTGGTGCGGCTCAAGGGCGGCGATCCTTTCATTTTCGGGCGCGGCGGCGAGGAGCTGGACCATCTGGAGCGCGAGGGTATCGCGGTCGAGGTCGTGCCCGGCATCACCGCGGCCCTGGGTTGCGCCGCCTCGGCGCGGGTGGCTCTCACGCATCGTGACACGGCACAGGCTGTGATCTTCGCGACGGCCGAAGGGGCCGAGGGCGAGCCGGCTCTCGATTGGTCGGCGCTCGCGGGTCCTCACCGCACGCTCGCGATCTATATGGGTATCGGCGCGGCACCCCGGCTGCAGCAGCGGCTCCTCGAAGGCGGGCTCGATCCCGCGACGCCGGTCGCCGTGATTGAAAACGGCACACGCGCCGACGAGCGGGTGCTGACGGGCCGGGTCGACGGGCTGGCGGCGCGGGTGGCCCGCCACGAGGTTTCCGGTCCCGCGATCATCCTGATCGGCGAGGTCGCGGCGAACGCCAAGGCCGCGGCGCTCGAAACCGCGGCGCGCCCTGCCGAAAGGCGGCGCGCATGACCGCGCAGATCGTGACGGCCAACAACCTGCTCGACGGTGCCGTGGTCTATCGCACCCCGGAAGGCCGCTGGACCACCCATATCGGTGCCGCGCAAGGCGCCGCGGGCGAGGCCGAGGCCAAGGCCCTGCTGGCGCAGGCCGAGGCCGACGCGCTGCACCAGATCGTGGTGGGCCCCTATCTGGTCGAGGTCGAAGGCGCGCCCGGCCATTGGGAATACAAGAGCTGGCGCGAGCGCATCCGGGCCGAAGGGCCCACCGTGCCGCATGATTTCACGCCCGAAGCCGAACCGCGGCGGACGGCGAACGGGAGAGAGTGACGATGTACCGCTATGACGACTATGACCGTCAGATCGTCGCGGAACGCGTCGAGCAGTATCGCGACCAGGTGCGCCGCCGCATCTCGGGCGAATTGTCGGAAGACGAGTTCCGGCCGCTGCGGCTGATGAACGGCCTCTATCTGCAGCTCCACGCCTATATGCTGCGGATCGCCATTCCCTACGGCACGCTCTCGAGCGCGCAACTACGCCGCCTGGCCGAGATCGGCCGGCGCTGGGATCGCGGCTACGGCCATTTCACCACGCGCCAGAACATCCAGTTCAACTGGCCGCGGCTTGCCGACTCGCCCGACATCCTCCAGGCGCTGGCCGATGTCGAGATGCATGCGATCCAGACCTCGGGCAACTGCATCCGCAACACCACCGCCGACCAGTTCGCCGGCGTGGCCCTCGACGAGATCGAGGATCCGCGGCCCTGGTGCGAGATCATCCGGCAATGGTCGACCTTCCATCCTGAATTCACCTTCCTGCCGCGCAAGTTCAAGATCGCGGTCACGGGCAGCGCGCATGACCGCGCGGCGCTGCGCGTCCACGACATCGGCCTGGCGCTGAAGCGCAACGCCCAGGGCGAGGTCGGGTTCGAGGTCATGATCGGCGGCGGCCAGGGCCGCACGCCGATGCTGGCGCCGACCATCCGCGAGTTCCTGCCCAAGGCCGACCTGCTGCCCTATCTCGAGGCCGCCTTGCGCGTCTATAACCGCGCCGGCCGGCGCGACAACATCTACAAGGCCCGCATCAAGATCCTGGTCGGCGCGCTGGGCGCCGCCGAATATGCGCGCCAGACCGAGGAGGAGTTCCAGAGGATCAAGGCCGAGGGCTCGGTCGAGCTGCTGCCGGCCGAGATCGAGCGCATCCACGCTTTCTTCGCGCCGCCGCCTTACGAGACCCTGTCCGCCGATGTGCCCGAGTTCGTCGCGGCCAAGCTCGACGACCGCCGCTTCGCGCGCTGGGCCCGCACCAACGTCTCGCCGCACAAGCAGCCGGGCTATGCCATCGTCACCATCACCCTCAAGCCCGTGGGCGGCGTGCCGGGCGACGCCACCTCCGACCAGATGGACGCGATCGCCGATCTCGCCGACCGCTACGGCTTCGGCGAGATCCGCGTGACGCACGACCAGAACCTGGTGCTGCCCGATGTGAAGCAGTCGAATCTGTCGGCGCTCTGGGCCGCCCTCAAGGCGCTCAATCTGGGCGAGGCCAATGCCGGGCTCGTCTCCGACATGATCGCCTG harbors:
- a CDS encoding nitrite/sulfite reductase, which produces MYRYDDYDRQIVAERVEQYRDQVRRRISGELSEDEFRPLRLMNGLYLQLHAYMLRIAIPYGTLSSAQLRRLAEIGRRWDRGYGHFTTRQNIQFNWPRLADSPDILQALADVEMHAIQTSGNCIRNTTADQFAGVALDEIEDPRPWCEIIRQWSTFHPEFTFLPRKFKIAVTGSAHDRAALRVHDIGLALKRNAQGEVGFEVMIGGGQGRTPMLAPTIREFLPKADLLPYLEAALRVYNRAGRRDNIYKARIKILVGALGAAEYARQTEEEFQRIKAEGSVELLPAEIERIHAFFAPPPYETLSADVPEFVAAKLDDRRFARWARTNVSPHKQPGYAIVTITLKPVGGVPGDATSDQMDAIADLADRYGFGEIRVTHDQNLVLPDVKQSNLSALWAALKALNLGEANAGLVSDMIACPGLDYCNLANARSIPVAQAISRRFADLERQHEIGELRIKMSGCINACGHHHVGHIGILGVDKNGEEFYQITLGGSADEKASLGKILGPSVPREQVADAVETIIDTYLGLRKDGEKFLDTYRRVGIAPFKEKLYATA